Proteins encoded together in one Aminipila butyrica window:
- a CDS encoding putative ABC transporter permease, with translation MNSVKKALILFVAGGGAYYLIELMFRGYSHGSMFLVGGLCFLLVGLLNEQLSFDMPLKWQMLLGSLLITVVELISGLIVNSWLGLNVWDYSSLPFNLWGQISLLFTILWIPLSGGAILLDDYLRYRWFGEERPHYRF, from the coding sequence ATGAACAGCGTCAAGAAAGCACTAATATTATTTGTGGCAGGCGGCGGAGCGTATTACCTGATAGAGTTGATGTTCAGAGGCTACAGCCACGGAAGCATGTTCTTGGTGGGGGGCCTCTGTTTTTTGCTGGTGGGGCTTCTCAATGAGCAACTATCTTTTGATATGCCGTTAAAGTGGCAGATGCTTTTAGGCAGTCTGCTCATCACCGTGGTAGAACTGATCAGCGGCCTTATTGTAAACTCCTGGCTGGGCCTGAACGTGTGGGATTACAGCAGCCTGCCGTTCAACCTTTGGGGACAGATCAGTCTGCTTTTTACCATTTTGTGGATTCCGTTAAGCGGCGGAGCAATTCTTTTGGATGATTATCTGAGGTATCGGTGGTTTGGTGAAGAACGACCACATTACCGGTTTTGA
- a CDS encoding PadR family transcriptional regulator: protein MIFIRDNIKGGALTETTFLVLLALYKPNHGYGIMQFIDQETNGRVVLGAGTLYGAIHALVKKKWVTPLETESDNKKKEYRITDTGKQKAEEELQRMREVLQLASTLMGGAKANE from the coding sequence GTGATTTTTATCCGGGATAATATAAAGGGCGGTGCGCTGACAGAAACGACTTTTCTTGTTTTGTTAGCTTTGTATAAACCAAATCATGGGTACGGTATCATGCAGTTTATTGACCAAGAAACCAATGGGCGGGTTGTTTTGGGGGCCGGTACTTTGTATGGGGCAATCCATGCATTGGTAAAGAAAAAGTGGGTTACCCCTTTAGAAACGGAATCAGACAACAAGAAAAAAGAATATCGGATAACCGATACCGGCAAGCAGAAAGCTGAAGAAGAATTACAGCGTATGAGGGAAGTTTTGCAGCTGGCCTCAACGCTTATGGGAGGTGCAAAAGCAAATGAGTGA
- a CDS encoding N-acetylmuramoyl-L-alanine amidase family protein produces the protein MAIKIFIDQGHNPQNPNAGAEANGLREQDITYDIGVRLAALLNGNPNFEARLSRNSPEEVLGTSNATSLQARVYGANSWGADFFISLHCNSSEIAEASGSEAFVFRMESPAYEMGLRILEGLNYATGLENRGVFVRPTLYVLRATEMPSVLVEMGYITNVHDATLMVEDPQSFARGIYNGILLFYGLL, from the coding sequence ATGGCAATTAAAATTTTTATTGATCAGGGGCACAACCCGCAAAACCCCAATGCTGGAGCTGAGGCCAACGGACTGAGGGAGCAAGACATCACCTACGATATAGGCGTGCGTCTGGCGGCACTTTTAAACGGTAATCCCAACTTTGAAGCTAGGCTGTCAAGAAACTCCCCGGAGGAAGTGCTGGGGACCAGCAACGCCACCAGCCTTCAGGCTAGAGTTTATGGAGCCAATTCCTGGGGCGCTGATTTTTTTATCAGCCTTCACTGTAATTCCAGTGAAATTGCAGAGGCCAGCGGCAGCGAAGCCTTTGTATTCCGCATGGAGAGCCCAGCTTATGAAATGGGTCTGCGGATTTTGGAAGGACTGAACTATGCCACCGGACTAGAGAACAGAGGCGTATTTGTGCGGCCGACTTTATATGTGCTGCGGGCTACAGAGATGCCGTCTGTACTGGTGGAGATGGGGTACATCACCAACGTGCATGATGCGACTTTAATGGTAGAGGACCCTCAGAGCTTTGCCAGGGGCATCTACAATGGCATCCTCTTATTTTACGGCTTACTTTAA
- a CDS encoding MerR family transcriptional regulator produces MDFKKENYFTTGDFAKLCHVKKQTLFHYDDIGLFSPEITGSNGYRYYSHQQVEVFEIISMLKELDMPLKEIKKYLDTRSPESLIQLLHEKEQAVEERIRQLTWIKTYIQSKTELTKESLQAKTETVHYVDLPEEYLIATPYSGQADDLTLAAAITKHYNYCRDMGLYMVHSTGSTIPTSHMPTGGPYWSYAHIYTRVTHKNYPDIHIKGAGTYAVIYHRNGFNTASESYRLLLNSVLEQGYLPGEYFYEDTMLDELSMCGYDHYMIKISLLCRLPLA; encoded by the coding sequence ATGGATTTCAAGAAAGAAAATTATTTTACCACCGGAGACTTTGCAAAGCTGTGCCACGTAAAAAAACAAACCTTGTTCCACTACGATGATATTGGTCTTTTTTCTCCAGAGATTACTGGCAGCAACGGCTACCGGTATTACTCCCATCAACAAGTGGAAGTCTTTGAGATTATCTCCATGCTGAAAGAGCTGGACATGCCGTTAAAGGAAATTAAAAAATATTTAGATACCAGGAGCCCGGAAAGCCTCATCCAGCTGCTCCACGAAAAGGAACAGGCGGTAGAGGAAAGAATCCGGCAGCTGACCTGGATAAAAACCTACATTCAGAGCAAAACAGAACTGACCAAAGAAAGTTTACAAGCGAAGACAGAAACCGTTCATTACGTGGATCTGCCAGAGGAATATTTGATTGCCACCCCTTACAGCGGTCAGGCCGACGACCTGACCCTGGCGGCAGCAATCACCAAGCACTACAACTACTGCCGGGACATGGGCCTCTACATGGTTCATTCCACCGGCAGCACCATTCCCACATCCCATATGCCTACCGGCGGTCCCTACTGGTCCTACGCCCATATCTACACCCGGGTGACCCACAAGAATTATCCAGACATCCACATCAAGGGCGCTGGCACCTACGCCGTCATCTACCACCGAAACGGTTTTAATACTGCTTCGGAAAGCTACCGCCTGCTTTTAAACAGCGTGCTGGAGCAGGGCTATCTGCCCGGAGAATATTTTTACGAAGATACCATGCTGGATGAGCTGTCCATGTGCGGCTATGACCATTACATGATTAAAATCTCGCTGCTCTGCCGACTGCCTTTAGCCTAA
- a CDS encoding helix-turn-helix transcriptional regulator: protein MNKSERLQDMMLFLNDKNSFNLKDLMNNYHISKSTALRDVQSLELIGMPIYSQPGRNGYYGILSNKLLSPMVFNMDEVFALYFSMLTLRDYETTPFHLSVEKLKKKFETCLSPEKIDMLHRVESVFRLASIQHHNPCPFLSDVLQYAIEEKVSKVLYEKKGIPTNYFVQFFNISSAYGQWYATGCNVESDSPQVFRCDKILAMEEANQYQAKPLAQFLKPAHVLYKAPDAIDFEIKLSKKGVDLFYKEHYPSMKLSWESGEYFLRGFYNKGEENFIANYFIGYGETILSVYPPSLKSLIIQKADALRNYFAEM from the coding sequence ATGAATAAATCCGAAAGGCTACAGGATATGATGCTATTTCTTAATGATAAAAATTCATTTAACTTAAAAGATTTGATGAATAACTATCATATTTCGAAAAGCACTGCCCTGCGAGATGTACAATCTCTAGAGCTAATTGGTATGCCGATCTATTCACAGCCAGGTCGAAATGGCTATTATGGCATCCTGAGTAATAAACTCCTGTCCCCTATGGTGTTTAATATGGATGAGGTCTTTGCTTTATATTTCTCCATGCTCACCTTAAGAGATTATGAAACGACACCGTTTCATTTAAGTGTAGAAAAGTTAAAGAAAAAATTTGAAACCTGTTTATCTCCAGAAAAAATAGATATGCTCCACAGAGTAGAAAGTGTGTTCCGTCTAGCTTCCATCCAGCACCATAATCCCTGTCCATTTTTAAGCGATGTTCTGCAATATGCTATCGAAGAAAAAGTTTCTAAGGTCTTATATGAAAAAAAGGGCATTCCGACTAACTATTTCGTTCAATTTTTTAATATTTCATCCGCTTATGGACAGTGGTACGCTACGGGATGTAATGTTGAAAGCGACAGCCCTCAGGTATTTCGCTGTGATAAAATTTTAGCGATGGAGGAAGCCAATCAATATCAAGCAAAGCCCCTAGCCCAATTTCTGAAACCTGCCCATGTATTATATAAAGCCCCAGATGCTATTGATTTTGAAATAAAGCTGTCCAAGAAAGGGGTGGACTTATTCTATAAAGAACATTATCCCTCGATGAAACTTTCCTGGGAAAGCGGAGAGTATTTCCTGCGAGGTTTCTACAACAAAGGCGAAGAAAACTTTATTGCGAATTACTTTATCGGCTATGGAGAAACGATATTGTCCGTATATCCCCCATCCCTCAAAAGCCTGATTATCCAAAAGGCAGATGCGCTTAGGAACTATTTTGCGGAGATGTAA
- a CDS encoding polysaccharide deacetylase family protein: protein MHFRKFIWPGIWVSLALAVIFLSFSIFNQLYISPPRAGTSQAQHSSSEMENNDTPSGKSGDEVQDTIALPIIMYHGLVKDPSQQNQYFISPDRFEQDLAYLQEQGYSTVTMKQLINYVHQGTPLPEKPIVLTFDDGFYNNYLYAFPLLKQYDEKAVISILGSQTDRYSLIKINNSYYSYLTWNQINEMILSGHVEIQNHTYDMHTYDQGRKGCSEKSGESTTAYREKMLEDVGLLQQKITDYTGTTPNTIAYPFGYYSKESEAVIKEMGFQASLTCSQKVNKISRDPNSLYRLGRFLRPPDKSSASFFKDILKDT, encoded by the coding sequence ATGCACTTTCGTAAATTTATCTGGCCAGGGATTTGGGTATCTCTGGCCTTAGCAGTCATTTTTCTTTCTTTTTCAATTTTCAACCAGCTGTACATCTCTCCCCCCCGGGCGGGGACCAGTCAAGCTCAGCACAGCAGTTCAGAAATGGAAAACAACGATACCCCTTCAGGCAAAAGTGGAGACGAAGTCCAGGATACCATCGCCCTCCCTATCATCATGTACCATGGGCTCGTGAAAGACCCCAGCCAGCAGAATCAATACTTTATTTCCCCAGACCGTTTTGAGCAAGATCTAGCCTACCTGCAAGAACAGGGCTATTCCACCGTCACCATGAAGCAGCTGATTAATTATGTTCATCAAGGGACTCCCTTGCCAGAAAAACCCATTGTTCTCACCTTTGACGACGGATTTTATAACAATTACCTCTATGCCTTCCCCTTGCTCAAACAGTACGATGAAAAAGCCGTTATCTCCATACTGGGCTCCCAGACTGACCGCTACAGCTTAATTAAAATCAACAATTCCTATTATTCCTATCTGACCTGGAATCAGATTAACGAAATGATTCTTTCCGGTCATGTGGAAATCCAAAACCACACCTATGACATGCACACCTATGATCAGGGGAGAAAGGGCTGCAGCGAAAAATCAGGGGAAAGCACCACCGCGTATCGGGAAAAGATGCTGGAAGATGTGGGGCTCTTGCAGCAGAAGATTACGGATTATACCGGCACCACCCCGAACACCATCGCTTATCCCTTCGGCTACTACAGCAAGGAATCCGAAGCGGTCATAAAAGAAATGGGCTTTCAGGCCTCTTTGACTTGCAGCCAAAAGGTCAATAAAATATCCCGAGATCCAAACAGCCTGTATCGACTGGGGCGCTTTCTCCGGCCTCCAGACAAAAGCAGTGCCAGCTTTTTCAAAGACATATTAAAAGACACGTAA
- the hypE gene encoding hydrogenase expression/formation protein HypE — translation MKIDLSYGSGGKQTSSLINDIFLKHFDNPVLNRLEDAAVLDVQGRIAYTTDSFVVTPLFFKGGNIGKLAVCGTVNDLAMMGARPRYLTAGFILEAGADSQVLEQIAQTMRETADEAGVQIVAGDTKVVEGSGNIYINTSGVGEILKEGISIANCQEGDCILLSGNLGEHHAAIMSERMGIENNIASDCAPLFSLVEGLLEAGIDVHCMRDVTRGGLGTVLNEVADSSACQVEIRETSLPVSKEIQGFCSILGLDPLYMANEGKMIAVVPGEQAEQALAAMQRNPYGAYAQIIGRIEKGAGVRMITALGGSRAVDILYGEGLPRIC, via the coding sequence ATGAAAATTGACTTATCTTATGGCAGCGGCGGAAAGCAGACCAGCAGCCTAATTAATGACATATTTTTGAAACACTTTGACAATCCAGTGTTAAACCGGCTGGAAGATGCGGCTGTTTTAGATGTTCAGGGCCGAATTGCTTATACCACGGACTCTTTTGTGGTAACCCCCTTGTTCTTTAAGGGAGGGAACATCGGTAAACTGGCGGTTTGTGGTACGGTTAACGACCTAGCGATGATGGGGGCCAGACCTCGCTATTTGACGGCTGGCTTCATTCTTGAAGCCGGAGCGGACAGCCAGGTTTTGGAGCAAATTGCTCAGACCATGCGGGAAACTGCGGATGAGGCTGGTGTTCAAATTGTAGCGGGAGACACTAAGGTTGTGGAAGGCAGCGGCAATATTTATATCAATACCTCGGGAGTAGGAGAAATTCTTAAAGAAGGCATCAGTATTGCCAACTGCCAAGAGGGGGACTGTATCTTGCTGTCAGGCAATTTGGGAGAACACCATGCAGCTATTATGTCTGAGCGTATGGGCATTGAAAATAATATTGCCAGCGACTGTGCCCCCCTGTTTTCTTTAGTGGAAGGTTTGCTGGAGGCAGGTATTGATGTGCATTGTATGCGGGATGTAACCAGAGGAGGTCTGGGAACGGTGCTTAACGAAGTAGCTGACAGCTCCGCTTGCCAGGTGGAAATCCGCGAGACATCCTTGCCTGTCAGCAAGGAGATTCAAGGGTTTTGCAGTATACTAGGCTTGGATCCCCTGTACATGGCTAATGAAGGCAAAATGATTGCCGTAGTTCCGGGAGAGCAGGCAGAGCAAGCTTTGGCCGCTATGCAAAGAAATCCCTATGGTGCCTATGCCCAGATAATAGGTCGCATTGAAAAGGGTGCAGGAGTCCGGATGATTACTGCCTTGGGCGGCAGTCGAGCCGTGGATATTCTCTATGGAGAGGGATTGCCGCGAATCTGCTAA
- a CDS encoding cyclase family protein — protein sequence MKIVDLTHFISEDMPVYPGTEGPKFTPANSYEVDGFKETLMTMYTHTGTHMDPPAHLFAGRTTLDQFPVSQFAGVACVIDCSDLQEGQQITMDYVNRQREAAEKAEFLLFSTGWEEYWGTERYFGDYPCIDQEVADFLIQEGKKGIGLDTIGLDPIADTNLTLHKKLFRDSEIVIIENLENLKELRGQSFTFCGLPLKHKDADGSPIRAIALLEV from the coding sequence ATGAAGATTGTGGATTTGACCCATTTTATTTCAGAAGATATGCCGGTGTATCCCGGCACAGAGGGACCTAAGTTTACACCAGCCAATTCCTACGAGGTAGACGGGTTTAAGGAAACCCTGATGACGATGTACACCCATACAGGCACCCACATGGACCCACCGGCGCATTTGTTTGCCGGGCGGACTACTTTAGATCAGTTCCCTGTTTCTCAATTTGCCGGCGTGGCCTGTGTCATCGACTGTTCTGATTTGCAAGAAGGGCAGCAGATTACCATGGATTACGTGAACCGACAGCGGGAAGCTGCGGAGAAAGCGGAATTTCTTTTGTTCAGCACGGGCTGGGAGGAATACTGGGGTACAGAACGCTATTTTGGCGATTATCCTTGCATCGACCAGGAGGTGGCAGACTTTCTGATTCAAGAAGGTAAAAAAGGGATTGGTCTGGATACCATCGGCTTGGACCCGATTGCAGATACGAATCTGACCTTACATAAAAAACTCTTTCGGGATAGTGAGATTGTTATTATTGAAAATCTGGAAAATTTGAAGGAGCTGAGAGGACAGAGTTTTACTTTCTGTGGGCTGCCCCTTAAGCATAAAGATGCGGATGGCTCTCCGATTCGAGCTATCGCTTTGCTGGAAGTATAA
- the prmA gene encoding 50S ribosomal protein L11 methyltransferase — protein MNYIETKIYTGRDGMEHLLNLLSAMGREDVVIEDPADVAELMDKKNSYDWDYVDDDVMEQAGREPAVILYLEDSAEGKAQLEELRQAVAGLKEQLESGSLGAGKAFGRMEVEARPVRDEDWKDNWKEYFKPAKITERIVVKPTWEEYEKQSEDELIIQIDPGMAFGTGTHETTTLCIRLMEKYLQEGDAVLDVGCGSGILSIAAGLLGMKNILGVDIDPIAVQVSQENVQLNGLSQLVNIQYGDLTKGIDYKADLVVANLMADLVMMLSEDVAKHLKGKGLFISSGILVEKQAQVAEAIGRNGFEVIEVLEQGDWCAIAARLK, from the coding sequence ATGAATTATATTGAAACGAAAATATATACGGGAAGAGACGGCATGGAGCATTTGCTTAATCTTTTGTCGGCAATGGGCCGGGAGGATGTGGTCATCGAGGATCCGGCTGATGTGGCCGAACTGATGGACAAAAAGAATTCATATGACTGGGATTATGTGGACGATGATGTCATGGAGCAGGCAGGTAGAGAACCTGCAGTTATTCTCTACTTGGAGGATTCTGCTGAGGGAAAAGCCCAGTTGGAAGAACTCCGCCAAGCAGTCGCTGGTTTGAAGGAACAGCTGGAATCTGGCAGCTTGGGAGCAGGCAAGGCTTTCGGACGGATGGAGGTAGAGGCCAGACCGGTGCGGGATGAGGACTGGAAGGATAACTGGAAGGAATACTTTAAACCGGCTAAGATTACAGAGCGAATTGTGGTGAAACCAACTTGGGAAGAATATGAGAAACAGTCGGAGGATGAATTGATCATCCAGATTGATCCGGGTATGGCTTTTGGCACGGGCACCCATGAAACAACCACTTTATGCATCCGGCTAATGGAGAAGTATCTCCAGGAGGGCGATGCCGTGCTGGATGTAGGCTGTGGATCAGGGATTTTGTCTATCGCTGCCGGTCTGTTGGGTATGAAGAATATCCTAGGCGTAGATATCGACCCGATAGCTGTTCAGGTATCCCAGGAAAATGTTCAATTAAATGGGCTTTCTCAGCTGGTAAACATTCAGTATGGGGATTTAACTAAAGGCATTGATTATAAGGCTGACTTGGTGGTGGCCAACCTCATGGCCGACTTGGTGATGATGCTGTCTGAGGATGTGGCTAAACATCTAAAGGGAAAGGGCTTGTTCATTTCCTCTGGTATTCTGGTGGAAAAGCAGGCGCAGGTGGCAGAGGCTATAGGAAGAAACGGCTTCGAAGTTATTGAGGTATTGGAGCAGGGCGATTGGTGTGCCATTGCGGCGAGGTTAAAGTAG
- a CDS encoding desulfoferrodoxin family protein, whose translation MTEKKFFVCKHCGNLVEVVKSSGAPMVCCGDNMTELTANTVEASTEKHLPEVKVEGNVVHAKVGSVEHPMLEEHYIQWIYLQTSKGVQRKHLAPGEKPETEFHMAMNEKPEAVYEYCNLHGLWKTEIK comes from the coding sequence ATGACAGAGAAAAAATTTTTTGTATGCAAGCATTGTGGAAATTTGGTGGAAGTAGTAAAGAGCTCAGGTGCACCAATGGTCTGTTGTGGAGATAACATGACGGAGCTTACAGCGAATACCGTAGAAGCCAGCACGGAAAAGCACTTGCCAGAAGTAAAGGTTGAAGGCAATGTAGTACATGCTAAGGTTGGTTCCGTTGAACATCCTATGCTGGAAGAGCATTACATCCAGTGGATTTACCTGCAGACGTCAAAGGGTGTACAGAGAAAGCACTTGGCTCCAGGAGAAAAGCCGGAGACGGAGTTCCATATGGCCATGAATGAAAAGCCGGAAGCTGTTTATGAATACTGCAATCTGCACGGACTGTGGAAGACAGAGATAAAGTAA
- a CDS encoding MFS transporter, with protein sequence MKLSLKIKTAYGVIAIADQCLYFLYGTFFLFFTTTVVGLDPGIAGAIAALGAIWDALSAAVIGFISDHTYSRFGKRRSFILCASIPVAIATTLLFTAIEADMTVKIIYYVCMTLIFWTGFASFFVPFLAWGAELTEDYNERTRLRSFAYVGNTLGMAIGAVLPTIFVDHLLQMGRTQAQAWTGTAAMVAGCVFLSLIIGTFIIKEPSNLEDKEKGEPFSIKGSWIMFQNLVKSFKEIFQLKALRYAVYGSVLYLAANTIFVADRLYFYTYNMGLDAWSITVLMAIEPFAGMLFVPILIITGKKLDKRSQYLLGMSLCALSMLVLRLVGTTNFLEAAFMLVAFGLGAICYWQLMPAMIYDVCEVDELASGKQRQGTIVSLQAMAESISEAIGLLLLGNMLQWAGFDGNAAVQQPTALLWVENAFTLIPGIFMFLSVYAIYKYPITRKSFNRVLTAVEKKRAGEEVDLASFKDVLG encoded by the coding sequence ATGAAACTTTCACTTAAAATCAAGACAGCATATGGCGTTATTGCCATTGCAGACCAATGTCTATACTTTCTTTACGGAACATTTTTCCTGTTTTTTACTACCACGGTGGTAGGGCTGGACCCTGGCATCGCCGGAGCTATTGCGGCCTTAGGTGCTATATGGGATGCCTTGAGTGCTGCGGTTATCGGTTTTATTTCCGATCATACTTATTCCAGGTTCGGCAAGCGAAGGAGTTTTATTCTCTGCGCTTCCATACCGGTGGCTATCGCCACTACGCTGCTATTTACTGCCATTGAGGCAGATATGACGGTGAAAATTATCTATTACGTGTGTATGACACTGATATTCTGGACTGGTTTTGCATCCTTCTTCGTTCCATTTTTAGCATGGGGGGCAGAGCTGACGGAAGATTATAACGAACGAACTCGGCTCCGGTCCTTTGCCTATGTAGGCAATACCTTGGGCATGGCTATCGGTGCCGTGCTCCCGACCATTTTTGTGGATCACCTGCTCCAGATGGGAAGAACTCAGGCTCAAGCCTGGACTGGAACGGCAGCCATGGTGGCCGGCTGTGTGTTTTTATCCCTGATTATCGGCACCTTTATTATCAAGGAACCCAGCAATCTGGAGGACAAGGAGAAAGGAGAGCCCTTTTCCATCAAGGGTTCTTGGATTATGTTCCAAAATCTGGTGAAAAGCTTCAAAGAAATCTTTCAGTTAAAAGCACTTCGCTACGCCGTATATGGCAGTGTTTTATACTTAGCAGCTAACACCATATTTGTGGCGGACCGGCTGTACTTTTACACCTATAACATGGGACTGGATGCTTGGAGTATAACAGTTCTCATGGCCATTGAGCCTTTTGCGGGCATGTTATTTGTACCCATATTGATTATTACTGGTAAAAAGCTGGATAAACGAAGCCAATACTTGCTGGGCATGAGTTTGTGTGCGTTGAGCATGCTGGTGCTCCGGCTGGTGGGGACCACTAATTTCCTGGAAGCGGCCTTTATGCTGGTGGCCTTTGGCTTGGGGGCTATCTGCTATTGGCAGCTGATGCCAGCCATGATTTATGACGTTTGTGAGGTCGATGAGCTGGCCAGCGGCAAGCAGCGTCAGGGGACGATTGTGTCTTTGCAGGCTATGGCAGAGTCTATATCGGAGGCCATCGGCCTGCTCTTGCTGGGAAATATGCTCCAGTGGGCGGGATTTGACGGAAATGCGGCCGTTCAGCAGCCAACGGCACTGCTTTGGGTGGAAAACGCCTTTACCCTTATCCCTGGTATCTTTATGTTCTTGTCCGTATACGCTATCTATAAATATCCCATCACCAGAAAATCATTTAATCGGGTGCTGACTGCCGTGGAAAAGAAGCGGGCAGGAGAAGAGGTGGATTTGGCGTCTTTTAAGGATGTGTTAGGCTAA
- a CDS encoding RsmE family RNA methyltransferase encodes MSRFFTTPEQVGEKTIRIVDKQDIQHMTKVLRLREGDRIDISDCQRWEYQAEILEIDKEYVETLILDKQKFTSEPFTKVTLFQGLPKQGKMEVIIQKTVELGIHEVVPLFTDRTVVTDNKGNLSKKQERWQKVADEAVKQCKRGLIPRIGEALKFQQLLPLLDTFDLVLFPYENEEQRNIKTALRGLDQKPETVALIIGPEGGFSDREAELLKGTRAHCVTLGKTTLRTETAGMAALAMVMYELEL; translated from the coding sequence ATGAGCAGATTTTTTACGACACCAGAACAGGTGGGGGAAAAAACCATACGCATAGTAGATAAGCAAGATATTCAACATATGACGAAAGTTCTCCGGCTACGGGAAGGTGATCGGATTGACATTTCTGATTGTCAGCGCTGGGAATACCAGGCTGAGATTTTGGAGATTGACAAAGAGTATGTGGAGACGTTGATTTTGGACAAGCAGAAGTTTACCAGCGAACCCTTTACCAAAGTCACTTTATTTCAAGGACTTCCTAAGCAAGGTAAAATGGAAGTCATCATACAGAAGACCGTGGAGCTGGGTATTCACGAAGTGGTTCCGCTGTTTACAGACCGCACTGTCGTGACGGACAATAAGGGGAATCTCTCCAAGAAACAAGAACGTTGGCAGAAAGTGGCAGACGAAGCGGTGAAGCAGTGCAAACGAGGGCTTATTCCTCGGATTGGGGAGGCCTTGAAATTTCAGCAGCTGCTTCCGCTTTTAGATACCTTTGATCTGGTCCTATTCCCTTATGAAAATGAAGAGCAGAGGAATATTAAAACTGCACTGAGAGGCTTAGATCAGAAGCCGGAGACTGTGGCTTTAATCATTGGTCCGGAAGGGGGCTTTTCGGACCGAGAAGCGGAGTTGCTGAAAGGCACCAGAGCGCACTGTGTTACCTTGGGTAAAACGACTCTGCGGACAGAGACAGCAGGTATGGCAGCCCTGGCCATGGTCATGTACGAATTAGAATTATAA
- a CDS encoding pyridoxamine 5'-phosphate oxidase family protein: MYREMRRKDKKLSEEDTLQVLKTAPYGMLSTVGEDNIPYGVPINFVYKDDKVFFHSGVAGHKLDNIKMNDNVSFCVVTDVETLPAEFNTKFKSVIIFGTAEEVQEEKKVEVFKLFLEKFSPDFMESGVEYIHKASKGARIFQINIEHMTAKGKI, from the coding sequence ATGTATAGAGAAATGAGAAGGAAAGACAAAAAGCTTTCAGAAGAAGACACGCTTCAAGTTTTAAAGACGGCACCGTATGGTATGCTGTCTACGGTGGGAGAGGATAATATTCCTTATGGGGTACCGATTAACTTTGTTTACAAGGATGACAAGGTGTTTTTTCATTCGGGAGTTGCAGGCCATAAATTAGATAATATAAAAATGAATGATAACGTTTCGTTTTGTGTTGTTACAGATGTAGAGACCCTACCAGCTGAATTTAACACGAAATTTAAAAGTGTTATTATTTTTGGCACAGCGGAAGAAGTACAGGAAGAGAAAAAAGTTGAAGTTTTTAAACTATTCTTAGAAAAGTTTTCTCCTGATTTTATGGAATCGGGTGTGGAATATATCCATAAGGCCAGCAAAGGTGCGCGGATATTTCAAATTAACATAGAACATATGACCGCAAAGGGAAAAATCTGA
- a CDS encoding peptidase E, giving the protein MKKLFLASSFKDVAPILANFENNLKGKTVTFIPTASLVEKVVFYVEAGKKALEKLGLIIDELDISTATANEISSKLKGNDLIYVTGGNTFFLLQELKRTGADQIIVEEVNGGKLYIGESAGAMVTAANIEYAKSMDSAKKAPNLIDFDALGLVDFYTVPHYTNSPFKKITQKIVDNYSSTLNLSPISNQDAILVSSNGVNIERI; this is encoded by the coding sequence ATGAAAAAATTATTTTTAGCCTCATCTTTTAAAGATGTAGCCCCTATATTAGCCAATTTTGAAAACAATCTCAAGGGTAAAACCGTCACCTTCATACCGACTGCAAGTCTGGTGGAAAAAGTTGTTTTCTATGTAGAGGCGGGGAAAAAGGCACTTGAAAAATTGGGCCTGATTATTGATGAATTAGACATATCTACAGCTACAGCCAATGAAATAAGCAGCAAATTAAAAGGCAACGATTTAATCTACGTAACCGGTGGGAATACTTTTTTCTTGCTGCAAGAACTGAAAAGAACCGGTGCTGATCAAATCATCGTGGAGGAAGTTAACGGGGGGAAGCTCTACATTGGTGAATCCGCAGGCGCCATGGTTACAGCAGCAAACATTGAATATGCCAAGAGCATGGATAGTGCCAAAAAAGCCCCAAACCTGATTGATTTTGATGCATTAGGCCTAGTAGACTTTTATACCGTACCCCACTATACCAATTCACCTTTTAAGAAAATCACCCAAAAGATAGTAGACAATTATTCTTCTACTTTGAACTTATCGCCGATTAGCAACCAGGATGCCATTTTGGTCAGCAGTAACGGGGTTAATATAGAAAGGATTTAA